In Oryza glaberrima chromosome 8, OglaRS2, whole genome shotgun sequence, the following are encoded in one genomic region:
- the LOC127781452 gene encoding uncharacterized protein LOC127781452 produces MPSGGRRLPPWTSPRGAAPRWSPCTPAGADGSGRAAHATPPASGGCSSHVTPPASGGGGCYGYRVTPPTSGGCSRPPRAPLSSVDSPYVRAKQAQVIEKDPNKAVPLFWAAINSGDRIESALKDMATVLKQANRAEEAIEAIRSFRDRCPNEAQESLDNILLDLYKKCGRTKEQIEMLTLKLRIVDEELASGRWKTKLSKSHGRVVYLSLRDEKARLLGNLAWAHMQSENYDEAEMLYRQALAIEADYNKECNLAICLIKTGKVAEAKYLLQSIPDNCSDESHVRSLARAREMLMELESPTLHSPITQMKSKESLIWLAIDAENLGHLQPQVSSTALTQLKSEEPHISVAADAEKQEDCNSQVFPSPITQMKREEPESLIATSGEKNEKCLNEYQDLSRLFNDAATPQSLLEKLRKRLVKEDTLNISIQHQVQIPSFVECLPNSGGSTDAGENTRPEGKALVNGVRKTWADMVEEDERQLGDVSSTIGMDTTKRNVSCKHANEEMYTTPSFSQESSALKRSSVDDHPQSSSADSWRHSDSKISTDENVNMKFVRTAPQWRQQKVQDYSNRVSQRLDTSHLSDRAEGTEQPPWRSSTAQRSLFPDWKSKCERYGHGYVPFGDNEHFQGSSHFEATNRWPKNARPWRPQNRLWVFQEITNEINQKVV; encoded by the exons ATGccgagcggagggaggcggctgcCGCCGTGGACGTCGCcgaggggggcggcgccgaggtggagcCCCTGCACGCCTGCGGGCGCGGACGGTTCGGGCCGCGCcgcccacgccacgccgccggcgagcggcgggtgcTCCTCGCACGTGACGCCCCCGgcgagcggtggtggcgggtgTTACGGTTACCGTGtcacgccgccgacgagcggcgGGTGTTCCCGGCCTCCTAGGGCGCCGCTGTCGTCGGTGGATTCGCCCTACGTGCGGGCGAAGCAGGCTCAG GTGATTGAAAAGGACCCAAACAAGGCAGTTCCATTGTTCTGGGCGGCTATAAACAGTGGTGATCGAATTGAGAGCGCACTGAAGGATATGGCTACTGTACTGAAGCAAGCAAATCGAGCCGAAGAGGCTATTGAGGCAATAAGATCCTTCCGTGATCGTTGCCCAAATGAAGCTCAGGAATCTCTTGACAATATTCTTCTTGACCTGTACAAG AAATGCGGCAGGACAAAAGAGCAGATTGAAATGCTGACATTGAAGTTGAGAATTGTTGATGAGGAGCTAGCTTCTGGCAGGTGGAAAACCAAGTTGTCTAAATCTCATGGAAGAGTAGTTTATTTGTCTCTCAGGGATGAAAAAGCAAG GTTGTTGGGTAACCTTGCCTGGGCCCATATGCAGTCTGAAAATTATGATGAGGCCGAAATGCTCTACAG GCAAGCTCTTGCTATAGAAGCTGATTATAACAAAGAGTGCAACTTAGCTATCTGCCTGATAAAGACCGGAAAGGTAGCCGAAGCTAAATACCTTCTCCAATCTATACCTGACAACTGCAGTGATGAAAGCCATGTGAGGTCTCTTGCTCGGGCCAGAGAAATGCTTATGGAACTTGAGTCACCAACACTCCATTCTCCCATAACTCAGATGAAATCTAAAGAATCATTAATCTGGCTTGCTATTGATGCGGAGAACCTTGGGCATTTACAGCCACAGGTATCCTCAACTGCTTTGACTCAACTGAAATCTGAAGAACCACATATTTCAGTTGCTGCTGATGCAGAGAAGCAGGAGGATTGCAATTCACAAGTATTTCCATCTCCCATTACTCAGATGAAACGTGAAGAACCAGAAAGTTTGATTGCTACCAGTGGGGAGAAGAATGAGAAATGCCTGAATGAATACCAAGATCTTTCTCGACTGTTCAATGATGCTGCTACACCCCAGTCGTTGCTTGAGAAACTACGAAAACGGCTGGTGAAAGAGGACACACTAAATATCAGCATACAGCACCAAGTTCAGATTCCTAGTTTTGTTGAATGCTTGCCAAACTCTGGTGGCTCCACAGATGCTGGTGAGAATACTAGGCCAGAGGGAAAGGCTCTTGTCAATGGTGTTAGAAAAACATGGGCTGATATggtggaagaagatgaacgTCAATTGGGTGATGTCAGCTCAACGATCGGTATGGACACTACTAAGCGAAATGTAAGCTGCAAGCATGCAAATGAGGAGATGTATACAACACCCTCATTCTCTCAAGAAAGCAGCGCCTTAAAAAGATCAAGCGTGGATGATCACCCACAGAGTTCTTCAGCGGATTCATGGAGACACAGTGACTCCAAAATATCCACAGATGAGAACGTGAACATGAAGTTTGTCAGGACTGCTCCACAATGGAGACAGCAGAAGGTGCAAGATTACAGTAACCGAGTCTCCCAAAGGCTCGACACAAGTCATCTCAGTGATAGAGCTGAAGGCACAGAGCAACCACCTTGGAGAAGCAGCACAGCTCAGCGTTCGCTTTTTCCTGACTGGAAATCCAAGTGTGAAAGATATGGACATGGTTATGTGCCATTTGGTGACAATGAACATTTTCAAGGTTCCAGTCACTTTGAGGCCACCAATCGTTGGCCTAAGAATGCGAGACCATGGAGGCCTCAGAACCGCCTCTGGGTCTTCCAAGAAATCACAAATGAGATCAACCAAAAAGTAGTATAA
- the LOC127782010 gene encoding 2-succinylbenzoate--CoA ligase, chloroplastic/peroxisomal isoform X1 — protein sequence MSQQHGRGHIAHCLGGALAGRDTVAVSGNRRLTGAGLADGARRLAAALSNLGVRRGHVVAVVAFNSIEYIELFLAVTYIGGIIAPLNYRWSFEEASQALELVQPTVFIFDGSYSSWALRLKESNSLTSVNLYLFLGNLCSISQAANFVSVVSVEQIKRSSGGTTRAVEPVSAPNDVALICFTSGTTGRPKGVAISHTSLIIQSLAKIAIVGYGEDDIYLHTAPLCHIGGISSCLAILMAGGCHVLIPKFDAKSAFDAILEHRVTSFITVPAIMADLLSYARKQKILNHGMTVTKILNGGGGLSSELITGASHLFPNATIFSAYGMTEACSSLTFMVLTRPKIQEPKDQLGSSSEGVCVGKPAPHIEIQINRNGSNSSSSSPIGNILTRGLHTMSGYWVNNSIDTSDSVRNGWLDTGDIGWVDKTGNLWLMGRQKGRIKTGGENVYPEEVESVLSQHPGLAKAVVIGMPDSRLGEKIVACVSIRDGWNWVDARAVHKGEGREVSAQMLQDHCRTNKLSRFKVPRIYYQWSKPFPVTTTGKIRREQLKAEILASMKLHSNL from the exons ATGTCGCAGCAGCACGGCCGCGGCCACATTGCCCACTGCCtcggcggcgccctcgccggccgagacaccgtcgccgtctccggcaaTCGCCGCCTGACCGGCGCTGGCCTCGCCGACGGGGCGCGTAGGctggccgccgccctctccaacCTCGGCGTCCGCCGTGGtcacgtcgtcgccgtcgtcgccttcaacag CATCGAGTACATCGAGCTGTTCTTAGCCGTCACTTACATCGGAGGGATCATCGCTCCTCTCAACTACCGCTGG AGCTTTGAGGAGGCCTCACAGGCACTGGAGCTTGTGCAGCCAACAGTGTTCATCTTCGATGGCAGCTACAGCTCATGGGCGCTTCGGCTGAAGGAGAGCAACAGCTTGACATCGGTTAATCTTTACCTCTTCCTGGGGAATCTCTGCAGCATCAGCCAAGCTGCAAACT TTGTATCAGTTGTATCAGTTGAGCAGATCAAGAGGAGCTCAGGAGGAACTACTAGAGCAGTAGAGCCTGTGTCTGCTCCAAATGATGTTGCTCTGATATGCTTCACATCTG GCACTACGGGACGACCGAAGGGTGTAGCGATAAGCCATACATCTTTGATCATTCAATCCCTTGCAAAAATTGCCATTGTTGGCTATGGTGAGGATGAT ATCTACCTGCATACAGCACCTTTGTGCCATATTGGAGGGATCTCTTCATGCTTGGCAATCCTGATGGCTGGAGGCTGTCATGTCCTGATACCTAAATTTGACGCGAAATCGGCTTTCGACGCCATCCTAGAACACAGAGTGACTTCGTTCATCACTGTTCCTGCAATCATGGCTGACCTACTATCCTATGCTCG GAAACAGAAGATATTGAACCACGGGATGACCGTGACAAAGATTCTCAATGGCGGTGGCGGGTTGTCGAGTGAATTGATAACTGGAGCTTCTCACTTATTTCCTAATGCCACTATCTTCTCAGCTTATG GGATGACTGAGGCCTGTTCATCTCTGACATTCATGGTTCTCACCAGGCCAAAAATTCAAGAACCTAAGGACCAGTTAGGCAGCTCTTCTGAAGGTGTGTGTGTTGGCAAACCAGCGCCTCATATTGAGATACAGATCAACAGAAATGGAAGTAACAGTAGTTCTTCTTCACCAATTGGGAATATCTTGACAAGAGGCTTACATACGATGTCCGGATACTGGGTGAACAACAGCATAGACACATCAGATTCTGTCAGGAATGGATGGCTCGACACCGGCGACATTGGATGGGTGGATAAAACTGGTAATCTGTGGCTCATGGGGCGACAAAAGGGaagaatcaaaactggaggtGAAAATGTGTACCCAGAGGAG GTAGAATCTGTACTGTCTCAGCACCCAGGTCTAGCTAAAGCTGTGGTGATTGGCATGCCGGATAGTCGTCTCGGGGAGAAAATTGTTGCCTGTGTTAGCATCAGGGATGGCTGGAACTGGGTTGATGCAAGAGCTGTGCACAAGGGGGAAGGCAGAGAAGTCTCTGCACAGATGCTTCAAGACCATTGCCGTACAAACAAATTGAGCAG aTTCAAGGTGCCAAGGATATATTATCAGTGGAGTAAACCATTTCCAGTGACAACAACAGGGAAAATTAGAAGAGAACAGTTAAAGGCTGAGATATTAGCAAGCATGAAACTACACAGCAATTTATAG
- the LOC127782010 gene encoding 2-succinylbenzoate--CoA ligase, chloroplastic/peroxisomal isoform X3 — translation MSQQHGRGHIAHCLGGALAGRDTVAVSGNRRLTGAGLADGARRLAAALSNLGVRRGHVVAVVAFNSIEYIELFLAVTYIGGIIAPLNYRWSFEEASQALELVQPTVFIFDGSYSSWALRLKESNSLTSVNLYLFLGNLCSISQAANFVSVVSVEQIKRSSGGTTRAVEPVSAPNDVALICFTSGTTGRPKGVAISHTSLIIQSLAKIAIVGYGEDDIYLHTAPLCHIGGISSCLAILMAGGCHVLIPKFDAKSAFDAILEHRVTSFITVPAIMADLLSYARKQKILNHGMTVTKILNGGGGLSSELITGASHLFPNATIFSAYGMTEACSSLTFMVLTRPKIQEPKDQLGSSSEGVCVGKPAPHIEIQINRNGSNSSSSSPIGNILTRGLHTMSGYWVNNSIDTSDSVRNGWLDTGDIGWVDKTGNLWLMGRQKGRIKTGGENVYPEEHPGLAKAVVIGMPDSRLGEKIVACVSIRDGWNWVDARAVHKGEGREVSAQMLQDHCRTNKLSRFKVPRIYYQWSKPFPVTTTGKIRREQLKAEILASMKLHSNL, via the exons ATGTCGCAGCAGCACGGCCGCGGCCACATTGCCCACTGCCtcggcggcgccctcgccggccgagacaccgtcgccgtctccggcaaTCGCCGCCTGACCGGCGCTGGCCTCGCCGACGGGGCGCGTAGGctggccgccgccctctccaacCTCGGCGTCCGCCGTGGtcacgtcgtcgccgtcgtcgccttcaacag CATCGAGTACATCGAGCTGTTCTTAGCCGTCACTTACATCGGAGGGATCATCGCTCCTCTCAACTACCGCTGG AGCTTTGAGGAGGCCTCACAGGCACTGGAGCTTGTGCAGCCAACAGTGTTCATCTTCGATGGCAGCTACAGCTCATGGGCGCTTCGGCTGAAGGAGAGCAACAGCTTGACATCGGTTAATCTTTACCTCTTCCTGGGGAATCTCTGCAGCATCAGCCAAGCTGCAAACT TTGTATCAGTTGTATCAGTTGAGCAGATCAAGAGGAGCTCAGGAGGAACTACTAGAGCAGTAGAGCCTGTGTCTGCTCCAAATGATGTTGCTCTGATATGCTTCACATCTG GCACTACGGGACGACCGAAGGGTGTAGCGATAAGCCATACATCTTTGATCATTCAATCCCTTGCAAAAATTGCCATTGTTGGCTATGGTGAGGATGAT ATCTACCTGCATACAGCACCTTTGTGCCATATTGGAGGGATCTCTTCATGCTTGGCAATCCTGATGGCTGGAGGCTGTCATGTCCTGATACCTAAATTTGACGCGAAATCGGCTTTCGACGCCATCCTAGAACACAGAGTGACTTCGTTCATCACTGTTCCTGCAATCATGGCTGACCTACTATCCTATGCTCG GAAACAGAAGATATTGAACCACGGGATGACCGTGACAAAGATTCTCAATGGCGGTGGCGGGTTGTCGAGTGAATTGATAACTGGAGCTTCTCACTTATTTCCTAATGCCACTATCTTCTCAGCTTATG GGATGACTGAGGCCTGTTCATCTCTGACATTCATGGTTCTCACCAGGCCAAAAATTCAAGAACCTAAGGACCAGTTAGGCAGCTCTTCTGAAGGTGTGTGTGTTGGCAAACCAGCGCCTCATATTGAGATACAGATCAACAGAAATGGAAGTAACAGTAGTTCTTCTTCACCAATTGGGAATATCTTGACAAGAGGCTTACATACGATGTCCGGATACTGGGTGAACAACAGCATAGACACATCAGATTCTGTCAGGAATGGATGGCTCGACACCGGCGACATTGGATGGGTGGATAAAACTGGTAATCTGTGGCTCATGGGGCGACAAAAGGGaagaatcaaaactggaggtGAAAATGTGTACCCAGAGGAG CACCCAGGTCTAGCTAAAGCTGTGGTGATTGGCATGCCGGATAGTCGTCTCGGGGAGAAAATTGTTGCCTGTGTTAGCATCAGGGATGGCTGGAACTGGGTTGATGCAAGAGCTGTGCACAAGGGGGAAGGCAGAGAAGTCTCTGCACAGATGCTTCAAGACCATTGCCGTACAAACAAATTGAGCAG aTTCAAGGTGCCAAGGATATATTATCAGTGGAGTAAACCATTTCCAGTGACAACAACAGGGAAAATTAGAAGAGAACAGTTAAAGGCTGAGATATTAGCAAGCATGAAACTACACAGCAATTTATAG
- the LOC127782010 gene encoding 2-succinylbenzoate--CoA ligase, chloroplastic/peroxisomal isoform X2 — MSQQHGRGHIAHCLGGALAGRDTVAVSGNRRLTGAGLADGARRLAAALSNLGVRRGHVVAVVAFNSIEYIELFLAVTYIGGIIAPLNYRWSFEEASQALELVQPTVFIFDGSYSSWALRLKESNSLTSVNLYLFLGNLCSISQAANFVSVEQIKRSSGGTTRAVEPVSAPNDVALICFTSGTTGRPKGVAISHTSLIIQSLAKIAIVGYGEDDIYLHTAPLCHIGGISSCLAILMAGGCHVLIPKFDAKSAFDAILEHRVTSFITVPAIMADLLSYARKQKILNHGMTVTKILNGGGGLSSELITGASHLFPNATIFSAYGMTEACSSLTFMVLTRPKIQEPKDQLGSSSEGVCVGKPAPHIEIQINRNGSNSSSSSPIGNILTRGLHTMSGYWVNNSIDTSDSVRNGWLDTGDIGWVDKTGNLWLMGRQKGRIKTGGENVYPEEVESVLSQHPGLAKAVVIGMPDSRLGEKIVACVSIRDGWNWVDARAVHKGEGREVSAQMLQDHCRTNKLSRFKVPRIYYQWSKPFPVTTTGKIRREQLKAEILASMKLHSNL; from the exons ATGTCGCAGCAGCACGGCCGCGGCCACATTGCCCACTGCCtcggcggcgccctcgccggccgagacaccgtcgccgtctccggcaaTCGCCGCCTGACCGGCGCTGGCCTCGCCGACGGGGCGCGTAGGctggccgccgccctctccaacCTCGGCGTCCGCCGTGGtcacgtcgtcgccgtcgtcgccttcaacag CATCGAGTACATCGAGCTGTTCTTAGCCGTCACTTACATCGGAGGGATCATCGCTCCTCTCAACTACCGCTGG AGCTTTGAGGAGGCCTCACAGGCACTGGAGCTTGTGCAGCCAACAGTGTTCATCTTCGATGGCAGCTACAGCTCATGGGCGCTTCGGCTGAAGGAGAGCAACAGCTTGACATCGGTTAATCTTTACCTCTTCCTGGGGAATCTCTGCAGCATCAGCCAAGCTGCAAACT TTGTATCAGTTGAGCAGATCAAGAGGAGCTCAGGAGGAACTACTAGAGCAGTAGAGCCTGTGTCTGCTCCAAATGATGTTGCTCTGATATGCTTCACATCTG GCACTACGGGACGACCGAAGGGTGTAGCGATAAGCCATACATCTTTGATCATTCAATCCCTTGCAAAAATTGCCATTGTTGGCTATGGTGAGGATGAT ATCTACCTGCATACAGCACCTTTGTGCCATATTGGAGGGATCTCTTCATGCTTGGCAATCCTGATGGCTGGAGGCTGTCATGTCCTGATACCTAAATTTGACGCGAAATCGGCTTTCGACGCCATCCTAGAACACAGAGTGACTTCGTTCATCACTGTTCCTGCAATCATGGCTGACCTACTATCCTATGCTCG GAAACAGAAGATATTGAACCACGGGATGACCGTGACAAAGATTCTCAATGGCGGTGGCGGGTTGTCGAGTGAATTGATAACTGGAGCTTCTCACTTATTTCCTAATGCCACTATCTTCTCAGCTTATG GGATGACTGAGGCCTGTTCATCTCTGACATTCATGGTTCTCACCAGGCCAAAAATTCAAGAACCTAAGGACCAGTTAGGCAGCTCTTCTGAAGGTGTGTGTGTTGGCAAACCAGCGCCTCATATTGAGATACAGATCAACAGAAATGGAAGTAACAGTAGTTCTTCTTCACCAATTGGGAATATCTTGACAAGAGGCTTACATACGATGTCCGGATACTGGGTGAACAACAGCATAGACACATCAGATTCTGTCAGGAATGGATGGCTCGACACCGGCGACATTGGATGGGTGGATAAAACTGGTAATCTGTGGCTCATGGGGCGACAAAAGGGaagaatcaaaactggaggtGAAAATGTGTACCCAGAGGAG GTAGAATCTGTACTGTCTCAGCACCCAGGTCTAGCTAAAGCTGTGGTGATTGGCATGCCGGATAGTCGTCTCGGGGAGAAAATTGTTGCCTGTGTTAGCATCAGGGATGGCTGGAACTGGGTTGATGCAAGAGCTGTGCACAAGGGGGAAGGCAGAGAAGTCTCTGCACAGATGCTTCAAGACCATTGCCGTACAAACAAATTGAGCAG aTTCAAGGTGCCAAGGATATATTATCAGTGGAGTAAACCATTTCCAGTGACAACAACAGGGAAAATTAGAAGAGAACAGTTAAAGGCTGAGATATTAGCAAGCATGAAACTACACAGCAATTTATAG
- the LOC127782010 gene encoding 2-succinylbenzoate--CoA ligase, chloroplastic/peroxisomal isoform X4: MSQQHGRGHIAHCLGGALAGRDTVAVSGNRRLTGAGLADGARRLAAALSNLGVRRGHVVAVVAFNSIEYIELFLAVTYIGGIIAPLNYRWSFEEASQALELVQPTVFIFDGSYSSWALRLKESNSLTSVNLYLFLGNLCSISQAANFVSVVSVEQIKRSSGGTTRAVEPVSAPNDVALICFTSGTTGRPKGVAISHTSLIIQSLAKIAIVGYGEDDIYLHTAPLCHIGGISSCLAILMAGGCHVLIPKFDAKSAFDAILEHRVTSFITVPAIMADLLSYARKQKILNHGMTVTKILNGGGGLSSELITGASHLFPNATIFSAYGMTEACSSLTFMVLTRPKIQEPKDQLGSSSEGVCVGKPAPHIEIQINRNGSNSSSSSPIGNILTRGLHTMSGYWVNNSIDTSDSVRNGWLDTGDIGWVDKTGNLWLMGRQKGRIKTGGENVYPEEFSGRICTVSAPRSS, translated from the exons ATGTCGCAGCAGCACGGCCGCGGCCACATTGCCCACTGCCtcggcggcgccctcgccggccgagacaccgtcgccgtctccggcaaTCGCCGCCTGACCGGCGCTGGCCTCGCCGACGGGGCGCGTAGGctggccgccgccctctccaacCTCGGCGTCCGCCGTGGtcacgtcgtcgccgtcgtcgccttcaacag CATCGAGTACATCGAGCTGTTCTTAGCCGTCACTTACATCGGAGGGATCATCGCTCCTCTCAACTACCGCTGG AGCTTTGAGGAGGCCTCACAGGCACTGGAGCTTGTGCAGCCAACAGTGTTCATCTTCGATGGCAGCTACAGCTCATGGGCGCTTCGGCTGAAGGAGAGCAACAGCTTGACATCGGTTAATCTTTACCTCTTCCTGGGGAATCTCTGCAGCATCAGCCAAGCTGCAAACT TTGTATCAGTTGTATCAGTTGAGCAGATCAAGAGGAGCTCAGGAGGAACTACTAGAGCAGTAGAGCCTGTGTCTGCTCCAAATGATGTTGCTCTGATATGCTTCACATCTG GCACTACGGGACGACCGAAGGGTGTAGCGATAAGCCATACATCTTTGATCATTCAATCCCTTGCAAAAATTGCCATTGTTGGCTATGGTGAGGATGAT ATCTACCTGCATACAGCACCTTTGTGCCATATTGGAGGGATCTCTTCATGCTTGGCAATCCTGATGGCTGGAGGCTGTCATGTCCTGATACCTAAATTTGACGCGAAATCGGCTTTCGACGCCATCCTAGAACACAGAGTGACTTCGTTCATCACTGTTCCTGCAATCATGGCTGACCTACTATCCTATGCTCG GAAACAGAAGATATTGAACCACGGGATGACCGTGACAAAGATTCTCAATGGCGGTGGCGGGTTGTCGAGTGAATTGATAACTGGAGCTTCTCACTTATTTCCTAATGCCACTATCTTCTCAGCTTATG GGATGACTGAGGCCTGTTCATCTCTGACATTCATGGTTCTCACCAGGCCAAAAATTCAAGAACCTAAGGACCAGTTAGGCAGCTCTTCTGAAGGTGTGTGTGTTGGCAAACCAGCGCCTCATATTGAGATACAGATCAACAGAAATGGAAGTAACAGTAGTTCTTCTTCACCAATTGGGAATATCTTGACAAGAGGCTTACATACGATGTCCGGATACTGGGTGAACAACAGCATAGACACATCAGATTCTGTCAGGAATGGATGGCTCGACACCGGCGACATTGGATGGGTGGATAAAACTGGTAATCTGTGGCTCATGGGGCGACAAAAGGGaagaatcaaaactggaggtGAAAATGTGTACCCAGAGGAG TTTTCAGGTAGAATCTGTACTGTCTCAGCACCCAGGTCTAGCTAA
- the LOC127782011 gene encoding 60S acidic ribosomal protein P0, with protein sequence MAIKRTKAEKKVAYDKKLCQLLDEYTKVLIAVADNVGSNQLQEIRKGLRGDSIVLMGKNTLIRRCIKVHADNTGNKEFLELMPLLVGNVGLIFTKGDLKEVREEVAKYKVGAPARVGLVAPVDVVVPPGNTGLDPSQTSFFQVLNIPTKINKGTVEIITPVELIKKGDKVGSSESALLAKLGIRPFSYGLVITNVYDSGSVFSPEVLDLTEDDLMEKFASGVSMVASVSLAISYPTIAAAPHMFLNGYKNVLAVAVETEYSYPHADKIKEYLKDPSKFAVAAPVAADSGAAAPSAAKEEEKKEEPEEESDGDLGMSLFD encoded by the exons ATGGCGATCAAGAGGACCAAGGCGGAGAAGAAGGTGGCGTACGACAAGAAGCTCTGCCAGCTTCTCGACGAGTACACCAAGGTgctcatcgccgtcgccgacaaCGTCGGGTCCAACCAGCTGCAGGAGATCCGCAAGGGCCTCAGGGGCGACTCCATCGTCCTCATGGGGAAGAACACCCTCATCCGCCGCTGCATCAAGGTGCACGCCGACAACACCGGCAACAAGGAGTTCCTCGAGCTCATGCCCCTCCTCGTC ggaAACGTTGGCCTCATCTTCACCAAGGGTGACCTCAAGGAGGTCCGCGAGGAGGTTGCCAAGTACAAG GTTGGAGCTCCTGCTCGTGTTGGTCTTGTTGCTCCTGTTGATGTGGTGGTTCCCCCTGGCAACACTGGTCTGGATCCATCCCAGACCTCTTTCTTCCAG GTGCTTAACATCCCCACCAAGATTAACAAGGGTACTGTGGAAATTATCACCCCTGTGGAGCTCATTAAGAAGGGTGACAAGGTGGGCTCCTCCGAGTCTGCCCTGCTTGCCAAGCTTGGTATCCGCCCCTTCTCATATGGGCTGGTTATCACCAATGTCTATGACAGTGGGTCAGTCTTCAGCCCTGAGGTGCTTGACCTCACTGAGGATGACCTGATGGAGAAGTTTGCTTCTGGTGTTTCTATGGTTGCCTCAGTCTCCCTGGCAATCTCGTACCCAACTATTGCTGCTGCACCACACATGTTCCTCAATGGGTACAAGAATGTGCTTGCTGTTGCTGTGGAGACCGAATACTCGTACCCACATGCTGATAAGATCAAGGAGTATTTGAAG GACCCCAGCAAGTTCGCTGTTGCTGCCCCAGTTGCCGCCGACAGTGGTGCTGCTGCTCCATCGGCTGccaaggaggaagagaagaaggaagagcccgaggaggagtccGATGGTGACCTGGGCATGAGCCTCTTCGACTAA